In Populus nigra chromosome 1, ddPopNigr1.1, whole genome shotgun sequence, one genomic interval encodes:
- the LOC133698297 gene encoding protein NONRESPONDING TO OXYLIPINS 2, mitochondrial-like isoform X2: MAFSSSCRRFISKSSLSSIKSAIRSSNVPKSPSMPTRSATALPSSKPPTSPQFSFSRAPCELGCVQSLLPLHSAVAASRMTSCLSTTSRSCRALSQDGVDGT, from the exons ATGGCTTTCTCCTCATCTTGCAGGAGATTTATCTCCAAATCATCTCTATCGTCCATCAAATCAGCCATCAGGTCATCCAACGTTCCTAAATCTCCCTCCATGCCCACCAGATCTGCTACTGCTCTCCCATCATCCAAACCACCAACCTCCCCTCAATTCTCCTTTTCCAG GGCTCCATGTGAGTTGGGATGCGTTCAGTCGCTGCTGCCACTACACAGCGCGGTGGCGGCGTCGAGGATGACATCATGCTTAAGCACTACATCCAGGAGTTGCCGTGCGCTCTCTCAGG
- the LOC133698297 gene encoding protein NONRESPONDING TO OXYLIPINS 2, mitochondrial-like isoform X3, translating into MAFSSSCRRFISKSSLSSIKSAIRSSNVPKSPSMPTRSATALPSSKPPTSPQFSFSRAPCELGCVQSLLPLHSAVAASRMTSCLSTTSRSCRALSQGT; encoded by the exons ATGGCTTTCTCCTCATCTTGCAGGAGATTTATCTCCAAATCATCTCTATCGTCCATCAAATCAGCCATCAGGTCATCCAACGTTCCTAAATCTCCCTCCATGCCCACCAGATCTGCTACTGCTCTCCCATCATCCAAACCACCAACCTCCCCTCAATTCTCCTTTTCCAG GGCTCCATGTGAGTTGGGATGCGTTCAGTCGCTGCTGCCACTACACAGCGCGGTGGCGGCGTCGAGGATGACATCATGCTTAAGCACTACATCCAGGAGTTGCCGTGCGCTCTCTCAGG GCACataa
- the LOC133698297 gene encoding protein NONRESPONDING TO OXYLIPINS 2, mitochondrial-like isoform X1 has translation MAFSSSCRRFISKSSLSSIKSAIRSSNVPKSPSMPTRSATALPSSKPPTSPQFSFSRAPCELGCVQSLLPLHSAVAASRMTSCLSTTSRSCRALSQELGLSVPR, from the exons ATGGCTTTCTCCTCATCTTGCAGGAGATTTATCTCCAAATCATCTCTATCGTCCATCAAATCAGCCATCAGGTCATCCAACGTTCCTAAATCTCCCTCCATGCCCACCAGATCTGCTACTGCTCTCCCATCATCCAAACCACCAACCTCCCCTCAATTCTCCTTTTCCAG GGCTCCATGTGAGTTGGGATGCGTTCAGTCGCTGCTGCCACTACACAGCGCGGTGGCGGCGTCGAGGATGACATCATGCTTAAGCACTACATCCAGGAGTTGCCGTGCGCTCTCTCAGG